Proteins from a single region of Symphalangus syndactylus isolate Jambi chromosome 12, NHGRI_mSymSyn1-v2.1_pri, whole genome shotgun sequence:
- the POGK gene encoding pogo transposable element with KRAB domain isoform X1: MESTAYPLNLTLKEEEEEEEIQSRELEDSPADMQKVRICSEGGWVPALFDEVAIYFSDEEWEVLTEQQKALYREVMRMNYETVLSLEFPFPKPDMITRLEGEEESQNSDEWQLQGGTSAENEESDVKPPDWPNPMNATSQFPQPQHFDSFGLRLPRDITELPEWTEGYPFYMAMGFPGYDLSADDIAGKFQFSRGMRRSYDAGFKLMVVEYAESTNNCQAAKQFGVLEKNVRDWRKVKPQLQNAHAMRRAFRGPKNGRFALVDQRVAEYVRYMQAKGDPITREAMQLKALEIAQEMNIPEKGFKASLGWCRRMMRRYDLSLRHKVPVPQHLPEDLTEKLVTYQRSVLALRRAHDYEIAQMGNADETPICLEVPSRVTVDNQGEKPVLVKTPGREKLKITAMLGVLADGRKLPPYIILRGTYIPPGKFPSGMEIRCHRYGWMTEDLMQDWLEVVWRRRTGAVPKQRGMLILNGFRGHATDSVKNSMESMNTDMVIIPGGLTSQLQVLDVVVYKPLNDSVRAQYSNWLLAGNLALSPTGNAKKPPLGLFLEWVMVAWNSISSESIVQGFKKCHISSNLEEEDDVLWEIESELPGGGEPPKECDTESMAEGN, translated from the exons GTACCAGCCCTATTTGATGAGGTGGCCATATATTTTTCCGATGAGGAGTGGGAAGTTCTGACGGAGCAACAAAAGGCCCTCTACCGGGAAGTCATGAGGATGAATTATGAAACTGTCCTGTCCCTGG AATTCCCATTCCCTAAGCCAGACATGATCACCCGtttggaaggggaggaggagtcTCAGAATTCTGACGAGTGGCAGCTCCAAGGAGGCACCTCTGCAG AAAATGAAGAATCTGATGTAAAGCCTCCAGACTGGCCAAACCCAATGAATGCTACCTCCCAGTTTCCTCAGCCTCAGCACTTTGACAGCTTTGGCCTCCGTCTGCCTCGGGATATCACAGAGCTGCCCGAATGGACTGAGGGGTACCCCTTCTACATGGCCATGGGCTTCCCAGGGTATGACCTCTCGGCTGATGACATAGCTGGGAAGTTTCAGTTCAGCCGGGGCATGCGCCGCAGTTATGACGCAGGGTTCAAGCTGATGGTGGTGGAATATGCCGAGAGCACCAACAACTGCCAGGCTGCCAAGCAGTTTGGAGTATTGGAAAAAAACGTTCGAGACTGGCGCAAAGTGAAGCCACAGCTTCAAAATGCCCACGCCATGCGGCGGGCATTCCGAGGCCCCAAGAATGGGAGGTTTGCTCTGGTGGACCAGCGTGTGGCCGAATATGTCAGATACATGCAGGCCAAAGGGGACCCCATCACCCGGGAGGCGATGCAGCTGAAAGCTCTCGAAATCGCCCAGGAAATGAACATTCCAGAGAAAGGGTTCAAGGCAAGCTTGGGTTGGTGTCGAAGAATGATGAGAAGGTATGACCTGTCTCTGAGGCATAAAGTGCCCGTGCCCCAGCACCTGCCAGAAGACCTGACTGAGAAACTCGTCACTTACCAGCGCAGTGTCCTGGCTCTGCGCAGGGCGCATGACTATGAGATAGCTCAGATGGGGAATGCAGATGAGACGCCCATTTGTTTAGAGGTGCCGTCACGGGTAACTGTTGATAACCAGGGCGAAAAGCCTGTCTTGGTCAAGACACCAGgcagggaaaaactgaaaatcacAGCAATGCTTGGTGTCTTGGCTGATGGGAGGAAGTTACCACCGTACATCATTTTGAGGGGAACGTATATCCCCCCGGGAAAGTTTCCCAGTGGGATGGAAATCCGCTGCCACCGGTATGGGTGGATGACTGAAGACTTGATGCAGGACTGGTTGGAAGTGGTGTGGAGACGGAGGACAGGAGCGGTGCCCAAGCAGCGAGGGATGCTGATCTTGAATGGCTTCCGGGGCCATGCCACAGATTCCGTGAAGAACTCCATGGAAAGCATGAACACTGACATGGTGATCATCCCAGGGGGTCTGACCTCACAGCTTCAGGTGCTGGATGTTGTGGTCTACAAGCCACTGAATGACAGTGTGCGGGCCCAGTATTCCAACTGGCTTCTGGCTGGGAACCTGGCGCTGAGCCCAACTGGGAATGCTAAGAAGCCACCCCTGGGCCTCTTTCTGGAGTGGGTCATGGTCGCATGGAATAGCATCTCAAGTGAGTCCATCGTCCAAGGATTCAAGAAGTGCCATATCTCCAGCAACTTGGAGGAAGAAGACGATGTCCTGTGGGAAATCGAGAGTGAGTTGCCAGGAGGAGGAGAACCACCAAAAGAATGTGACACCGAAAGCATGGCTGAGGGCAactga
- the POGK gene encoding pogo transposable element with KRAB domain isoform X2: MENEESDVKPPDWPNPMNATSQFPQPQHFDSFGLRLPRDITELPEWTEGYPFYMAMGFPGYDLSADDIAGKFQFSRGMRRSYDAGFKLMVVEYAESTNNCQAAKQFGVLEKNVRDWRKVKPQLQNAHAMRRAFRGPKNGRFALVDQRVAEYVRYMQAKGDPITREAMQLKALEIAQEMNIPEKGFKASLGWCRRMMRRYDLSLRHKVPVPQHLPEDLTEKLVTYQRSVLALRRAHDYEIAQMGNADETPICLEVPSRVTVDNQGEKPVLVKTPGREKLKITAMLGVLADGRKLPPYIILRGTYIPPGKFPSGMEIRCHRYGWMTEDLMQDWLEVVWRRRTGAVPKQRGMLILNGFRGHATDSVKNSMESMNTDMVIIPGGLTSQLQVLDVVVYKPLNDSVRAQYSNWLLAGNLALSPTGNAKKPPLGLFLEWVMVAWNSISSESIVQGFKKCHISSNLEEEDDVLWEIESELPGGGEPPKECDTESMAEGN; the protein is encoded by the coding sequence AAAATGAAGAATCTGATGTAAAGCCTCCAGACTGGCCAAACCCAATGAATGCTACCTCCCAGTTTCCTCAGCCTCAGCACTTTGACAGCTTTGGCCTCCGTCTGCCTCGGGATATCACAGAGCTGCCCGAATGGACTGAGGGGTACCCCTTCTACATGGCCATGGGCTTCCCAGGGTATGACCTCTCGGCTGATGACATAGCTGGGAAGTTTCAGTTCAGCCGGGGCATGCGCCGCAGTTATGACGCAGGGTTCAAGCTGATGGTGGTGGAATATGCCGAGAGCACCAACAACTGCCAGGCTGCCAAGCAGTTTGGAGTATTGGAAAAAAACGTTCGAGACTGGCGCAAAGTGAAGCCACAGCTTCAAAATGCCCACGCCATGCGGCGGGCATTCCGAGGCCCCAAGAATGGGAGGTTTGCTCTGGTGGACCAGCGTGTGGCCGAATATGTCAGATACATGCAGGCCAAAGGGGACCCCATCACCCGGGAGGCGATGCAGCTGAAAGCTCTCGAAATCGCCCAGGAAATGAACATTCCAGAGAAAGGGTTCAAGGCAAGCTTGGGTTGGTGTCGAAGAATGATGAGAAGGTATGACCTGTCTCTGAGGCATAAAGTGCCCGTGCCCCAGCACCTGCCAGAAGACCTGACTGAGAAACTCGTCACTTACCAGCGCAGTGTCCTGGCTCTGCGCAGGGCGCATGACTATGAGATAGCTCAGATGGGGAATGCAGATGAGACGCCCATTTGTTTAGAGGTGCCGTCACGGGTAACTGTTGATAACCAGGGCGAAAAGCCTGTCTTGGTCAAGACACCAGgcagggaaaaactgaaaatcacAGCAATGCTTGGTGTCTTGGCTGATGGGAGGAAGTTACCACCGTACATCATTTTGAGGGGAACGTATATCCCCCCGGGAAAGTTTCCCAGTGGGATGGAAATCCGCTGCCACCGGTATGGGTGGATGACTGAAGACTTGATGCAGGACTGGTTGGAAGTGGTGTGGAGACGGAGGACAGGAGCGGTGCCCAAGCAGCGAGGGATGCTGATCTTGAATGGCTTCCGGGGCCATGCCACAGATTCCGTGAAGAACTCCATGGAAAGCATGAACACTGACATGGTGATCATCCCAGGGGGTCTGACCTCACAGCTTCAGGTGCTGGATGTTGTGGTCTACAAGCCACTGAATGACAGTGTGCGGGCCCAGTATTCCAACTGGCTTCTGGCTGGGAACCTGGCGCTGAGCCCAACTGGGAATGCTAAGAAGCCACCCCTGGGCCTCTTTCTGGAGTGGGTCATGGTCGCATGGAATAGCATCTCAAGTGAGTCCATCGTCCAAGGATTCAAGAAGTGCCATATCTCCAGCAACTTGGAGGAAGAAGACGATGTCCTGTGGGAAATCGAGAGTGAGTTGCCAGGAGGAGGAGAACCACCAAAAGAATGTGACACCGAAAGCATGGCTGAGGGCAactga